Proteins encoded together in one Deinococcus hopiensis KR-140 window:
- the trmD gene encoding tRNA (guanosine(37)-N1)-methyltransferase TrmD, with protein MLTFSLLTLFPELLAPFTSEAIVGKARARGLVDVRLVNMRDFAENKHAKVDDTPYGGGAGMVIRVDVAERALGSLPSADEVILLTPAGEPFTQRVAEELSAKTHLALLCGRYEGFDARVEGLVTRELSLGDFVMMGGEAAAACVLEAVTRLVPGVLGDEESHRTDSFSSGLLDYPEYTRPTEWRGEGVPEVLKGGNHAAIARWRREQALARTLARRPDLLPGAGLTPQDSAHLLTLGVTSGELEAWGAPPPPAPKKKRRRKADPASAEPDVNV; from the coding sequence ATGCTGACTTTTTCCCTTCTCACCCTCTTTCCCGAGCTGCTGGCCCCCTTCACCTCCGAGGCCATCGTGGGCAAGGCGCGGGCGCGGGGGCTGGTGGACGTGCGGCTGGTCAACATGCGCGACTTTGCGGAGAACAAGCACGCGAAGGTGGACGACACGCCCTACGGCGGCGGCGCGGGTATGGTTATCCGGGTAGACGTGGCCGAGCGGGCGCTGGGGAGCCTTCCCTCCGCGGATGAGGTGATTCTGCTCACGCCGGCGGGCGAGCCCTTCACGCAGCGGGTGGCGGAGGAACTGAGCGCAAAGACCCACCTCGCCCTGCTATGCGGGCGTTACGAGGGCTTCGACGCACGGGTGGAGGGCCTGGTCACGCGCGAGTTGAGCCTCGGGGACTTCGTGATGATGGGCGGCGAGGCGGCAGCGGCCTGCGTGCTCGAGGCGGTGACCCGCCTCGTGCCGGGCGTGCTGGGCGACGAGGAGTCGCACCGAACGGACTCCTTTTCCAGCGGCCTGCTGGACTATCCCGAATACACCCGCCCGACCGAGTGGCGCGGCGAGGGCGTCCCCGAGGTCCTGAAGGGCGGCAACCACGCGGCCATCGCCCGCTGGCGGCGCGAGCAGGCCCTGGCGCGGACCCTGGCCCGGCGACCCGATTTGCTGCCGGGAGCAGGCCTGACACCGCAAGACAGCGCCCACCTGCTGACGCTGGGGGTCACCTCCGGGGAGCTTGAGGCGTGGGGCGCGCCGCCTCCACCCGCGCCGAAAAAGAAGCGGCGGCGAAAAGCGGACCCCGCTTCGGCGGAGCCTGATGTAAACGTGTGA